A window of Festucalex cinctus isolate MCC-2025b chromosome 6, RoL_Fcin_1.0, whole genome shotgun sequence contains these coding sequences:
- the stn1 gene encoding CST complex subunit STN1: MTFRHEADTMDPAEELPSVLWGLDPIFSAFARLHITDILQIRESCEVPDIYFYKSHPIHKVDVLGTVVYKREREDFFCYGVDDGTGVINCMCWKNDLLKEEVDSDRGKPRDGLQGFNLAVDLKKLRQAQQTHCRLEIGELLRVRGLVKTSRQQREIIAITYYKVNDPVMTVQIEWMIEVLQLYREFYDKPLHLQTNTTSDSPMSTLSKATHIIKDFFKQKSVSKFRPYDVQDLLQPLIPRCAETAHADQEPEAGPSTCQQLRMLLKEALQVLQDEGIVYRRVKSQDEVYFVTAQDKDLLMAVKDIIREDSKREKHREKGCHILHILSAVRQRHSLNVSRAVLELVLKSLECNSDIVSTRDNYFTMF, translated from the exons ATGACATTTCGGCATGAGGCAGATACAATGGATCCTGCAGAAGAGCTCCCGTCAGTGTTGTGGGGTTTGGACCCGATCTTTTCTGCTTTCGCCAGGCTACACATCACAGACATCCTCCAAATTAGGGAATCCTGTGAAGTACCAG ATATTTATTTCTACAAGTCACATCCGATCCACAAAGTTGATGTTCTTGGGACAGTCGTTTATAAGAGGGAAAGAGAGGACTTCTTCTGTTATGGAG TGGACGATGGCACTGGTGTCATAAACTGCATGTGTTGGAAAAACGACTTGTTGAAAGAAGAAGTTGATTCTG ACAGAGGAAAACCAAGGGATGGCCTTCAAGGCTTTAATCTAGCTGTTGATCTGAAAAAGCTGAGACAGGCCCAGCAGACTCACTGCCGCCTAGAAATTGGAGAGCTTCTGCGGGTCAGAGGACTAGTGAAGACGTCAAGGCAGCAGAGAGAGATTATAGCCATCACATATT ATAAAGTTAACGACCCAGTCATGACCGTCCAGATTGAATGGATGATTGAGGTTTTACAGCTGTACAGAGAGTTCTATGACAAACCACTCCATCTACAAACCAACACCACAAG TGACTCTCCCATGAGCACCCTCAGTAAGGCAACACATATCATCAAAGATTTCTTCAAGCAGAAGTCTGTGAGCAAGTTCAGACCTTATGATGTTCAGGACCTCCTGCAGCCTCTCATCCCCAGATGTGCTGAAACAGCACATGCAGACCAG GAGCCTGAGGCGGGTCCGTCTACATGCCAGCAACTAAGAATGCTCCTTAAAGAAGCCTTGCAAGTTTTGCAGGATGAGGGCATTGTGTACCGCAGGGTGAAGTCCCAGGATGAAGTCTATTTT GTAACTGCACAGGATAAAGATCTACTTATGGCAGTGAAAGACATAATCAGGGAAGACTCAAAACGAGAGAAGC ATCGAGAGAAAGGTTGCCACATTTTGCACATCCTGTCTGCAGTAAGACAGCGCCACAGCTTGAACGTGAGCAGAGCAGTGCTTGAGCTGGTTCTCAAATCACTGGAATGCAACAGTGACATTGTCAGCACCAGAGATAACTACTTTACTATGTTTTAG